A DNA window from Tenuifilaceae bacterium CYCD contains the following coding sequences:
- the dsbD gene encoding thiol:disulfide interchange protein DsbD yields the protein MNRIKRALLSLLVLAGLTANAQMDDPIQWSGSAKKVDGNKYEITINAKIDEGWHLYATKLPEGGPLPTSFTFNEPKGYKLVGRIKELTKSTTEHDAVFNLDISYFEHEAKFSQIIELTGSEATTSIGVEYQACYADKCIYLEKDITVALKADADVAATTVEQKTDETSAVAAEANNAKEVSSPEKIEGKDSSLWVFFFIAFGAGLLGLLTPCVFPMIPMTVSFFMGKQQNKMNAIINALVFGVSIIVLYTSLGFIVSLFNLGSDFATTLTSHWITNTIFFVLFIAFAASFFGLFEIVLPGSLANKTDSKADKGGFIGSFFMALTTVIVSLSCVGPIVGALLVEAASGLGAKPIIGMFGFSLAFSIPFTLFAIFPSWLNSLPRSGGWMNSVKVVLGFIVLAFSLKFLTTIDQSYRLDFLSRDIFIAIWIVISILLGFYLLGKLKFELDSEVKHISVFRLFLAIASFTFAIYLIPGLFGAPLQAVSGLLPPQSSQKFDLTKNCNQVIITGSNVSVNDNSSLCDEPKYADFLHLPHSLQGYFDYDQALKCARERGKPLFIDFVGHTCANCKEMEAKVWSDPRVLERLRRDYIIVALYVDDRTELPENEWVTSTRDNKVKKTIGKKNADFQATRFNINGQPYYALLDNNEQTLVNPRGYNLDVDEFIKFLDKGTEEFKKRNAN from the coding sequence ATGAATAGAATTAAGCGTGCGTTATTATCACTGTTGGTACTTGCAGGCTTAACTGCAAACGCCCAAATGGATGACCCAATACAATGGAGCGGTTCAGCAAAAAAAGTTGATGGTAACAAGTACGAAATCACTATTAATGCTAAAATTGATGAAGGCTGGCATTTGTATGCAACTAAACTTCCAGAGGGCGGTCCACTTCCAACAAGTTTTACTTTCAATGAGCCTAAAGGCTACAAACTAGTTGGCAGAATTAAAGAACTTACCAAATCGACAACCGAACACGATGCAGTATTTAACCTCGACATTTCATACTTTGAGCACGAAGCAAAGTTCAGCCAAATTATTGAGTTAACGGGTAGCGAGGCAACCACTAGCATTGGTGTAGAATACCAAGCCTGCTATGCAGACAAATGCATTTACCTTGAAAAAGACATTACTGTTGCACTAAAAGCTGATGCAGATGTTGCGGCAACTACAGTTGAACAAAAAACTGATGAGACTTCGGCTGTAGCAGCAGAAGCAAATAATGCAAAGGAGGTTTCATCACCAGAAAAAATCGAAGGGAAAGATTCATCCCTTTGGGTGTTCTTCTTTATTGCTTTTGGAGCAGGGCTACTTGGGCTTCTTACTCCCTGCGTATTCCCCATGATTCCGATGACTGTATCGTTCTTTATGGGAAAACAACAAAATAAAATGAATGCTATTATTAATGCATTAGTATTCGGAGTTTCTATAATTGTACTTTACACCTCGTTAGGCTTTATTGTATCGTTATTCAACCTTGGCTCTGATTTTGCAACAACGTTAACATCGCACTGGATAACCAACACAATATTCTTTGTGCTATTCATTGCATTTGCGGCATCGTTCTTTGGGTTATTTGAGATTGTACTACCCGGCAGCCTTGCAAACAAAACTGATAGCAAAGCCGACAAGGGTGGATTTATTGGCTCGTTCTTTATGGCTTTAACAACCGTTATAGTTAGCTTATCGTGCGTAGGTCCAATTGTAGGTGCATTGCTAGTTGAAGCGGCATCAGGACTTGGCGCTAAACCTATCATCGGGATGTTTGGTTTCTCTTTGGCATTCTCAATCCCATTCACACTATTTGCAATTTTCCCATCGTGGTTGAACTCATTACCACGCTCGGGCGGATGGATGAATTCTGTTAAGGTTGTTTTAGGGTTTATTGTACTTGCTTTCTCGTTAAAATTCTTAACCACCATTGACCAATCATACAGATTAGATTTCTTGAGTAGAGATATCTTTATTGCTATTTGGATTGTAATATCAATTCTTCTTGGATTCTATCTATTGGGTAAATTGAAGTTTGAACTTGACTCTGAGGTTAAACACATAAGCGTATTCCGACTATTCCTTGCCATTGCAAGTTTCACCTTTGCGATTTACCTTATTCCTGGACTCTTTGGAGCACCACTACAAGCAGTCTCAGGTTTACTACCGCCACAATCGAGCCAAAAATTTGATTTAACTAAGAACTGCAACCAAGTAATTATCACAGGTTCAAATGTTAGCGTTAACGACAACTCATCGCTTTGCGATGAACCAAAATATGCCGATTTTCTTCACTTACCACACAGCCTACAAGGCTACTTCGATTACGACCAAGCATTGAAATGTGCTAGAGAAAGAGGCAAACCATTGTTCATTGATTTTGTTGGTCATACCTGTGCCAACTGCAAGGAGATGGAAGCAAAAGTTTGGAGCGACCCTAGAGTTCTTGAGCGTTTGCGCAGAGACTATATAATTGTTGCCCTTTACGTTGATGACCGAACTGAACTTCCAGAAAACGAATGGGTAACCTCAACCCGCGACAACAAAGTTAAAAAGACCATTGGCAAAAAGAATGCTGATTTTCAGGCAACCCGATTCAACATTAACGGCCAGCCATACTATGCACTACTTGACAACAACGAACAAACCCTTGTTAACCCAAGAGGTTATAACCTAGATGTAGACGAGTTTATTAAATTCTTGGATAAAGGCACTGAAGAGTTCAAAAAGAGAAATGCGAATTAG
- a CDS encoding ribonuclease G, with protein sequence MVNTELVIDVRETEIAIALVENKQLVELNKEKSNVQFAVGDIYLGKVKKIMPGLNAAFVDVGYEKDAFLHYLDLGPQFQTHHKYLQAHYARKAKTIPLSKVKLEKEIDKDGKINQVLSSGQAALVQIAKEPISTKGPRLTSEISIAGRNLVLIPFADKVSISQKISSQEERKRLKRLLESIVPKNFGVIVRTAAEGKKVAVLDAELRSLIKKWDMTVEKMKTATLPCQLASELKRTSAILRDMLNGSFNSIHVNDENVYNDIREYIETIAPEKEKIVKLYDGNVPIFDQFGIEKQIKSLFGKTVSIKSGAYLIIEHTEALHVIDVNSGNRSKSGNDQETNALEVNLAAVDEIARQLRLRDMGGIIVVDFIDMHQNENRQMVFEKMRELMAKDRAKHNILPLSKFGLMQITRQRVRPEMHIDTLEKCPTCKGSGEVSPIVIIDEQIENQLSFLATERNYKHITLKLHPYIAAFLNKGFISKRIKWMLKYKSRVRIVPISSYHFLEYHFFDSDDIEIEL encoded by the coding sequence ATGGTTAACACCGAGCTAGTAATTGATGTACGTGAAACTGAGATTGCTATAGCCCTTGTTGAGAATAAACAACTAGTTGAACTCAACAAGGAAAAAAGCAATGTGCAGTTTGCGGTTGGCGACATCTATCTCGGTAAGGTAAAAAAAATCATGCCCGGTCTGAATGCAGCCTTCGTAGATGTAGGGTACGAAAAGGATGCATTTCTCCACTACCTCGACCTTGGGCCTCAGTTCCAAACACACCACAAATACCTTCAGGCGCATTACGCTCGAAAGGCAAAAACAATCCCTCTTTCAAAGGTAAAACTGGAGAAGGAGATAGATAAGGATGGCAAAATAAACCAAGTGCTCAGTTCGGGACAAGCAGCGTTGGTTCAAATTGCCAAGGAGCCAATTTCCACAAAAGGCCCACGTCTAACTTCGGAAATATCCATTGCAGGACGCAATTTGGTTCTAATTCCATTTGCCGACAAGGTTTCTATTTCGCAAAAAATCAGTTCGCAGGAAGAGCGGAAAAGGTTGAAAAGACTCCTTGAGAGCATTGTTCCAAAGAATTTTGGTGTAATTGTTCGCACCGCTGCCGAAGGGAAGAAGGTGGCTGTGCTGGATGCAGAGCTACGAAGCTTAATTAAAAAGTGGGATATGACGGTTGAAAAAATGAAAACCGCTACTCTCCCATGCCAATTGGCCAGTGAGTTGAAGCGCACTTCGGCCATACTTAGGGATATGTTGAATGGTTCGTTCAACAGTATCCACGTAAACGACGAGAACGTTTATAACGACATCCGTGAGTATATTGAAACTATTGCTCCGGAGAAGGAAAAAATTGTAAAACTCTACGACGGTAATGTTCCTATTTTTGACCAGTTCGGGATAGAAAAGCAGATAAAATCGCTTTTCGGAAAAACTGTGTCCATTAAAAGTGGAGCATACCTAATTATAGAGCATACTGAAGCGCTTCACGTAATTGATGTTAACAGCGGAAACAGATCAAAGTCAGGAAACGACCAAGAAACCAATGCACTAGAGGTAAACCTAGCAGCTGTTGACGAAATTGCCCGCCAACTCCGACTACGCGATATGGGTGGAATTATCGTGGTAGATTTCATTGATATGCACCAGAACGAAAACCGACAAATGGTGTTTGAGAAAATGAGGGAGTTAATGGCCAAGGATAGAGCAAAGCATAACATATTGCCATTGAGCAAATTTGGACTAATGCAGATTACCCGCCAACGGGTACGCCCCGAAATGCATATCGACACACTGGAGAAGTGTCCAACCTGCAAGGGTAGCGGCGAAGTTAGTCCTATTGTAATTATTGATGAACAGATTGAGAATCAACTCTCGTTCCTTGCCACAGAACGTAATTACAAACACATTACACTTAAGTTGCACCCCTACATTGCAGCGTTTTTAAACAAGGGATTTATTTCGAAACGGATTAAGTGGATGCTTAAGTACAAAAGCCGTGTAAGGATTGTCCCAATATCATCGTACCATTTTTTGGAGTACCATTTTTTCGACTCCGACGATATCGAGATAGAATTATAG
- a CDS encoding integration host factor subunit beta → MTKADIVNEISKNTGIEKVTVQKTVEAFMETVKDSLVKEKNVYLRGFGSFIVKKRAKKTARNISKNTTIIIPEHFIPSFKPAKTFVNKVKSHVKK, encoded by the coding sequence ATGACCAAAGCTGATATCGTTAACGAGATTTCAAAAAACACTGGAATCGAAAAGGTGACAGTTCAAAAAACTGTTGAAGCCTTCATGGAAACTGTAAAAGACTCATTGGTAAAGGAGAAAAACGTTTACCTAAGAGGATTTGGTAGTTTTATTGTAAAGAAACGCGCAAAGAAAACTGCACGTAATATTTCTAAGAACACCACAATCATCATTCCTGAGCATTTCATTCCTTCATTCAAACCAGCAAAGACTTTCGTTAACAAGGTTAAAAGCCACGTTAAAAAGTAA
- the mutY gene encoding A/G-specific adenine glycosylase gives MDFKDLLVEWYINNGRDLPWRKTSDPYHIWVSEVILQQTRVNQGMPYYLRFIEHFPTIKDLANAPSDDVMKAWQGLGYYTRARNLQAGAKQVLESYNGELPNTYKELLKIKGLGSYSAAAVASFAFNEAVPAIDGNVYRILSRVFGIFTSVDTSQAKKEFFNLGLELIDKQKPAIFNQAIIDFGALVCTPRAAKCEACPMNEFCYASRNNIVYSFPVKGKRIIPKDRFFNYLMINHKGFTYVNKREGKDIWHSLYEFPLIETPTQLTPEELIQLDGWKEFLGKGDVKILSISEPIKHQLSHLTLYTRFVIVEVDKVTYKIRTDYRKVSISNLHDLSVPRLIDLYLAAEPSEKYFRKKL, from the coding sequence ATGGATTTTAAAGATTTGCTCGTAGAATGGTATATAAATAATGGTAGGGATTTGCCTTGGCGTAAAACCTCAGACCCTTACCATATTTGGGTTTCAGAGGTTATTTTGCAGCAAACCAGGGTTAATCAGGGAATGCCTTACTATCTTCGATTTATTGAACATTTTCCAACCATCAAGGATTTGGCCAATGCCCCATCCGATGACGTTATGAAGGCATGGCAGGGGTTAGGCTACTATACTCGCGCCCGTAATTTGCAGGCTGGGGCAAAGCAGGTCTTGGAAAGTTATAATGGAGAATTGCCTAATACATATAAAGAGTTACTTAAAATAAAAGGGCTAGGTAGTTACTCTGCGGCAGCGGTTGCTTCGTTTGCATTTAATGAGGCTGTTCCTGCAATTGATGGTAATGTGTACCGAATACTTTCTAGGGTATTTGGAATATTCACATCCGTGGACACTAGTCAAGCCAAAAAGGAGTTCTTCAATTTAGGACTGGAGTTGATTGATAAGCAAAAGCCAGCCATTTTTAATCAGGCCATTATTGATTTTGGTGCGCTGGTTTGTACGCCTCGTGCAGCAAAGTGTGAGGCGTGCCCAATGAACGAATTCTGTTATGCCTCTAGAAATAACATTGTGTATAGTTTTCCTGTTAAGGGCAAGCGGATTATCCCTAAAGATAGATTTTTTAATTACCTGATGATTAACCATAAGGGTTTTACCTATGTTAATAAAAGGGAGGGAAAGGATATTTGGCATTCGCTTTACGAGTTTCCGCTTATTGAAACCCCGACACAACTTACACCAGAGGAGTTAATTCAACTCGATGGTTGGAAAGAGTTTCTAGGTAAAGGTGATGTAAAGATTTTGAGTATTTCGGAGCCCATAAAACATCAACTAAGTCATCTAACTCTTTATACCCGATTTGTTATTGTTGAGGTGGATAAGGTTACCTATAAGATTAGAACAGACTACCGCAAAGTGTCAATAAGTAATTTGCACGATCTGTCAGTCCCTCGATTAATTGACCTATATTTGGCTGCAGAACCAAGCGAAAAGTATTTTCGGAAAAAGTTGTAA
- a CDS encoding single-stranded DNA-binding protein, whose amino-acid sequence MSVNKVILVGNVGKDPEVRHLEGGATVARFPLATNETYTDKSGKKVTQTEWHNIVVWRGLADIAEKYVKSGKLLFVEGRIRTSSYDDKDGNKRYSTEIVCDNFRFLGPNQGQQDSNSYAEQTSSAKSTLAESEGSIPEPGDDLPF is encoded by the coding sequence ATGTCAGTAAATAAAGTGATTCTCGTAGGGAATGTTGGTAAAGACCCAGAGGTGCGTCACCTTGAAGGCGGAGCAACTGTTGCCCGTTTCCCTTTAGCAACTAACGAAACTTATACCGATAAATCGGGCAAAAAGGTAACTCAGACCGAATGGCACAACATTGTTGTTTGGCGTGGCCTTGCCGATATTGCTGAAAAGTATGTTAAATCGGGTAAACTTCTTTTTGTAGAAGGGCGTATTAGAACTTCATCGTATGATGACAAGGATGGCAACAAGCGCTATAGTACGGAAATTGTTTGTGACAATTTCCGTTTCCTTGGTCCAAATCAGGGACAGCAGGACTCTAATTCCTATGCAGAACAAACTTCAAGTGCAAAATCAACATTGGCCGAATCTGAAGGTTCTATTCCCGAGCCAGGCGATGACCTCCCATTCTAA
- a CDS encoding hemolysin, translating into MSGTESAYFSLSPSDIDKVERKHHKADKYVLKNIEDSEALLATVLIGNNLVNVAIVILSSFITNSLIDFSKAPVAGFVFQVVIITFILLLFGEIMPKVLATNRPLRFARFISRPIYVLIKVLKPLNSLLISSTSRIGKKFSSHKNISMDELNDALEIAADGIADEKKILHSIVNFGNIMVSEIMKPRVDVVAVEDDILYEDLKKIVVDSGYSRIPVYQNSFDGVKGILYVKDLIPYIDKDNSFRWQNLIRAPYFVPESKKINDLLAEFQLKRIHMAIVVDEYGGKSGIITLEDILEEIVGEISDESDEEVKLYTKIDNLNYLFEGKVQLNDFCKIVNCDDEIFDDLRGDAETLAGLILEITGQIPLRNEVVKCKNFNFTIDAVDNKRIKRIKVQVIPVVNEEAK; encoded by the coding sequence ATGAGCGGAACAGAGTCGGCCTATTTTTCGCTAAGTCCTTCTGATATTGATAAGGTTGAACGCAAGCACCACAAAGCCGATAAGTATGTTCTTAAGAATATCGAGGATTCTGAGGCATTGCTTGCCACTGTTCTGATTGGTAATAATTTGGTTAATGTGGCCATAGTCATACTATCGTCGTTTATTACAAATTCTCTGATTGATTTTTCCAAGGCCCCCGTTGCGGGTTTTGTGTTTCAGGTTGTAATAATAACCTTTATCCTATTGCTGTTTGGTGAAATTATGCCTAAGGTTCTGGCTACTAACAGACCGCTTCGTTTTGCAAGATTTATTTCACGTCCAATATATGTACTAATAAAGGTGTTGAAACCTTTGAATTCGCTGTTGATCTCATCAACCTCAAGGATTGGAAAGAAATTTTCTTCGCATAAAAATATCTCCATGGATGAGTTGAACGATGCCTTAGAGATTGCTGCCGATGGAATTGCCGATGAGAAAAAAATTCTGCATAGTATAGTAAATTTTGGCAACATCATGGTGAGCGAGATTATGAAGCCTAGGGTGGATGTTGTTGCTGTTGAGGATGATATTCTGTATGAGGATTTAAAGAAGATTGTTGTTGATTCTGGATACAGCAGAATTCCGGTTTACCAAAATTCGTTCGATGGCGTAAAGGGTATTCTGTACGTTAAGGATTTGATACCTTACATTGATAAGGACAATTCCTTCCGTTGGCAAAACCTGATAAGGGCTCCGTACTTTGTCCCCGAAAGCAAAAAAATAAACGATTTACTTGCGGAGTTTCAGCTAAAGCGAATTCACATGGCAATTGTTGTTGATGAGTATGGTGGAAAAAGCGGAATTATTACCTTGGAGGATATTCTAGAGGAGATTGTTGGTGAGATATCCGATGAGTCGGACGAGGAGGTGAAACTTTATACCAAGATCGATAACCTGAATTACCTTTTCGAGGGAAAAGTTCAGCTAAATGATTTTTGTAAGATTGTTAACTGCGACGATGAAATATTCGATGATTTAAGGGGGGATGCCGAAACTTTGGCGGGTTTAATTCTCGAAATCACTGGGCAAATTCCGTTAAGGAATGAGGTTGTTAAGTGTAAAAATTTCAACTTCACTATTGATGCTGTAGATAATAAACGTATCAAACGAATAAAAGTACAAGTAATTCCAGTTGTAAATGAAGAGGCTAAGTAG
- the gldD gene encoding gliding motility lipoprotein GldD, which produces MKRLSSVLILFIVVIVWSCDSTSVPKPRGYFRINFPEKEYRLFDSIYPFTFKYPAYGRVMPESNRGQDGKWLNIDFSGYKARIHLSYKDVAGNLNLMTEDAHSLAYKHTVKADAIDEQVFSNSQKKVYGILYDIKGNSASSVQFFLTDSVRHYIRGALYFRCEPNKDSLSPAVDFFRKDVVAMIESFEWKK; this is translated from the coding sequence ATGAAGAGGCTAAGTAGTGTATTGATTTTATTTATCGTTGTTATTGTTTGGAGTTGCGATTCTACTTCGGTTCCAAAGCCACGCGGGTATTTTCGAATCAATTTTCCCGAAAAAGAGTATCGGTTATTCGATTCAATTTATCCATTTACATTCAAGTATCCGGCTTATGGCCGAGTAATGCCGGAGAGTAATAGGGGACAGGATGGTAAGTGGCTAAATATTGATTTTTCTGGATATAAGGCAAGGATACATTTGAGTTATAAGGATGTTGCTGGAAATCTAAATTTAATGACAGAGGATGCTCACTCTTTGGCATATAAGCATACAGTTAAGGCCGATGCTATTGATGAACAGGTGTTTTCTAATTCTCAAAAGAAAGTGTATGGCATTTTGTACGATATAAAAGGAAACTCGGCAAGTTCGGTGCAGTTTTTCCTTACCGATTCTGTGCGGCACTACATTCGAGGTGCTTTGTATTTTAGGTGTGAACCCAACAAGGATTCTTTATCGCCTGCTGTCGATTTCTTTAGAAAAGATGTTGTGGCTATGATTGAATCGTTTGAATGGAAAAAGTGA
- the pcrB gene encoding geranylgeranylglyceryl phosphate synthase — translation MTTVWFGLTYKHSEMASIYQNIISSIGLRKQIALLLDPDKQNIVDLKRILELANNSSVSFILIGGSLVNSNIDEFIHTVKQNTLLPVLLFPGGAIQFSANADGILLLSLISGRNPEFLIGNHVQVAYKLKQSGIEIIPTGYILVESGGTTSVQYMSNTMPIPSGKSDIAVATALAGEQLGLKMIYLEAGSGAVNPVPADLIKQVKSEISIPLIVGGGLRSSSQINAAFEAGASIVVLGNGIEKNPELLSQL, via the coding sequence ATGACTACTGTTTGGTTTGGGTTAACTTATAAACATAGCGAAATGGCATCAATTTACCAGAATATTATATCATCGATTGGATTGCGTAAGCAGATTGCGCTTTTGCTCGATCCCGATAAGCAAAATATTGTTGATCTTAAGAGAATTCTTGAGTTGGCAAACAACTCTTCCGTAAGTTTTATATTAATAGGTGGCAGTCTGGTGAATTCTAATATTGATGAATTTATTCATACTGTAAAACAGAATACCCTGTTACCCGTGCTTCTATTTCCAGGAGGAGCCATTCAGTTTTCGGCCAATGCCGATGGAATTCTACTGCTATCGTTGATCTCAGGGCGAAATCCTGAATTTCTGATTGGAAACCATGTGCAGGTTGCATATAAGTTAAAGCAAAGCGGAATAGAGATCATTCCTACGGGTTATATTTTGGTTGAGAGCGGAGGAACTACTTCGGTTCAATATATGAGTAATACAATGCCAATTCCATCGGGCAAATCAGATATTGCAGTTGCAACAGCATTAGCTGGCGAACAGTTAGGTCTTAAGATGATATATCTTGAAGCGGGTAGTGGTGCTGTAAATCCTGTTCCAGCAGATTTGATTAAGCAGGTTAAGTCCGAAATATCAATTCCTCTAATTGTTGGCGGAGGTTTGCGATCATCCAGTCAGATAAATGCCGCTTTCGAGGCTGGCGCTAGTATTGTGGTTCTTGGAAATGGAATTGAGAAAAATCCAGAGTTGCTGAGTCAACTTTAA
- a CDS encoding membrane protein has translation MKIKIVVLFLLCYTQIFAQKIAISGYVKDSETKDPISFSNVWVKGSYNGIATNADGFFSLKVNLGDTLCASSLGYANTELVVKKSNIRSFTIFLKDNAVSIEGVVVKPKVDFAKELLKKIIDNKKQNLQSIASVQEYKTLANTTIYLALDSILKTSNFVDTLKQDKVEDEQSLTYTPIFLSEEASNVKDNTKDVLFSNKNGIFPKLNQTIESLVTQYLVVDLDFYKNQIYIFDKGFISPISNNALLFYNFYFNDSTRVNNQKIYNLSFSPKNKFAPLFTGRFSIDSASMGIIYIETYFRKEANVNFVSGFKGSVSYTKQEDGGVFLAKQEININLAISLKKDTSQYASKRVDNVSNGNWVLNKTTYYSTDKTLNTIKASEWKNQEEFKLKKFNADDDQKIKKTKERPIIKTIDAIGGMVLSSYINLPTLDIGPVFDIYSTNAVEGNRFSIPLRTGEHVFKYFTIGGFIGYGTKSDEYKFGANVAWEPFKSDKYIVRLSYSDDYAYVSQDKFLRFIKKNPNTRGNGNFIATITTNERDPYLKEEKTVDLRLEYNADKNIGVEVSPYFKQNISTLLVRFIRNGVDYNKYQNYGMLINCRFAFGQHYDKIYFARIYYLTRIPVVNIGLDMGRVRFANNDSNKMGLYSQIHGSIQGMCNLGIIVMRYMLNSGFVLGDAPYDMLDMPAGTMSLGYSKYGYNLLEHATFAHNLYANAHLEFSGGGVFFNHIPGIRRLKLREMFSIKSHYGTLNNAYKGVFDLPQYYNNKFTYPYVEMGVGVSNIFKVFRIEYVRQIGDYYKTNNLASKEGIRIRAELSF, from the coding sequence ATGAAAATTAAGATTGTTGTACTTTTTCTACTTTGTTATACACAAATTTTTGCTCAGAAAATTGCAATATCTGGGTATGTTAAAGATTCAGAGACAAAGGATCCCATTTCATTTTCGAATGTCTGGGTTAAAGGCTCTTACAATGGAATCGCTACAAATGCTGACGGTTTTTTTTCATTGAAAGTCAATTTGGGTGATACGTTATGTGCCTCTTCGCTGGGATACGCTAATACTGAATTGGTGGTTAAGAAATCGAATATTCGATCCTTTACAATTTTTCTGAAGGATAATGCTGTCTCAATAGAGGGAGTTGTGGTAAAGCCTAAAGTCGATTTTGCAAAGGAGTTGTTGAAAAAGATTATTGATAACAAAAAACAAAATTTACAATCTATCGCAAGCGTTCAGGAGTACAAGACTTTAGCAAACACCACAATCTACCTAGCACTAGATTCGATACTGAAAACATCAAATTTTGTAGACACTCTTAAACAAGACAAAGTAGAAGACGAACAATCTCTAACATACACGCCAATATTCCTTTCCGAAGAAGCTAGTAATGTAAAGGACAATACCAAGGATGTACTATTTAGCAATAAAAACGGAATTTTCCCAAAACTAAACCAAACAATCGAAAGTTTAGTGACACAGTATCTTGTTGTGGATCTAGATTTTTATAAAAATCAGATTTACATTTTCGATAAAGGATTTATATCCCCAATCAGTAATAACGCATTATTGTTCTACAATTTTTATTTTAATGATAGTACAAGGGTTAATAATCAGAAAATTTACAATCTGTCATTCTCTCCCAAAAATAAATTTGCGCCCCTCTTTACTGGCCGTTTCTCTATAGATAGCGCAAGTATGGGAATTATCTACATTGAAACCTACTTCAGAAAAGAGGCAAACGTAAATTTTGTAAGTGGTTTTAAAGGGAGTGTATCGTATACAAAACAAGAAGACGGTGGGGTATTTCTTGCGAAACAAGAAATAAACATTAACCTAGCAATTAGTTTAAAAAAAGATACATCCCAATATGCATCCAAGCGAGTTGATAATGTATCGAATGGAAACTGGGTTTTAAATAAGACAACCTATTATTCTACCGATAAAACCTTAAATACCATAAAGGCTTCGGAATGGAAAAATCAGGAAGAATTTAAACTTAAAAAGTTTAATGCGGATGATGATCAAAAAATAAAAAAAACAAAGGAACGCCCCATTATTAAAACGATAGATGCAATAGGAGGCATGGTTCTAAGTAGTTATATTAACCTTCCTACACTAGACATAGGTCCAGTATTCGACATTTACAGTACGAATGCTGTGGAAGGAAATAGATTTTCAATTCCCTTAAGAACAGGCGAACATGTATTTAAGTATTTTACAATAGGAGGATTTATAGGGTATGGAACCAAAAGTGATGAATATAAATTTGGAGCGAATGTCGCCTGGGAGCCATTTAAATCTGACAAATACATTGTTCGTTTAAGTTATTCCGATGATTATGCATATGTTTCTCAGGATAAATTTTTAAGATTCATTAAAAAAAATCCGAACACTAGAGGAAATGGAAACTTTATTGCAACAATTACTACAAATGAACGAGATCCATACCTGAAAGAAGAAAAAACAGTTGATTTGAGACTTGAATATAATGCAGATAAAAACATAGGTGTAGAAGTATCGCCCTATTTCAAACAGAATATCAGCACCTTATTGGTACGTTTTATTCGGAATGGAGTAGATTATAACAAATATCAAAATTATGGCATGCTAATTAATTGCCGATTTGCTTTTGGGCAACACTATGATAAAATTTATTTCGCAAGAATTTATTATTTAACTCGAATCCCTGTTGTTAATATCGGATTAGACATGGGGCGTGTCAGATTTGCTAATAACGACAGCAATAAAATGGGGTTATATTCACAAATACATGGATCTATACAAGGAATGTGCAATTTGGGCATCATTGTCATGCGTTATATGTTAAACTCAGGATTTGTACTTGGCGATGCCCCTTACGATATGCTGGATATGCCAGCAGGCACTATGTCTTTAGGATATTCAAAATATGGCTATAACCTTTTGGAACATGCTACGTTTGCTCATAATCTTTACGCAAATGCCCATCTAGAGTTCAGCGGTGGAGGTGTATTCTTTAATCATATTCCAGGTATTAGACGACTTAAATTACGAGAAATGTTCTCAATAAAATCGCATTATGGGACACTTAACAATGCCTATAAAGGAGTTTTTGATTTACCCCAATACTACAACAACAAGTTTACATATCCCTATGTCGAAATGGGAGTTGGAGTGTCTAACATTTTCAAAGTTTTTAGAATTGAATATGTTAGACAAATCGGCGATTATTATAAAACGAATAACTTAGCAAGCAAGGAAGGCATACGCATAAGAGCGGAATTGAGTTTTTGA